A part of Indicator indicator isolate 239-I01 chromosome 15, UM_Iind_1.1, whole genome shotgun sequence genomic DNA contains:
- the ZXDC gene encoding zinc finger protein ZXDC has translation METQGLPAAEAARARPGAQHGGPAAPPAAPRRPPPPPDWEPAAPATSSSAASSTAASGLYVSFPVLLVEEKPESGASPAPSPCAPPAGPAPDNDGLLLVFNVVRGAAEAGPGGGGEAGRAQPGPPPAEPPEEASGSAPPPPPPPPPPPPAGSDGGGGAEDGSFSGTITINNQSLVVRIENGVLTLGPGAEQAAGAAPPPAAPPPPPAAASPPEPPGGPRPRSPPAFPCPEPRCGEAFPRKQQLRLHRLSAHGGGGEDGRGGAAGAAARPFGCPVPGCAWSFATAYKLRRHLHSHDKLRPFVCAAPGCAKRFTTVYNLRAHSRAHEQEAAHKCEACGQRFPSAARLAAHRRRSHLEPERPYRCDFPGCERTFITVSALFSHNRAHFREQEQFSCSFPGCNKQYDKACRLKIHMRSHTGERPFICDFEGCGWSFTSMSKLLRHKRKHEDDRRFMCPVEGCGKSFTRAEHLKGHSITHLGTKPFECPVEGCCAKFSARSSLYIHSKKHLQDVDSLKTRCPVSSCNKLFTSKHSMKTHMVKQHNFSPDLLTQLEATSSLTPSSELTSPGQSDLSNIDLVSLFSNVSSNNSGIATDMTLVNSGIVTIDVASVGSTLGGNLPVSSSSLSQAVDPLILVASSDMPQSLDSSLLLGTSATVLQQSTLNLDDVQTVNAEALGSLASLSVRNSSQDVHSLMSSNNLAIDATTLTPSSSLGGTNVPELLTPSKAERNLLPSSDVVGQQEGSKVVTQFVFSNPPGSYSAQKEMDLGTVTGSSFLESSGSARTDYRAIQLAKKRKQKGNGSSTGASGSGQRKSKGGKVSPTTFSSSAPGSRLGGNIVLPNGGLTIRDPSTGAQYVQIQLLQDDSPGEGDLPFQLSSQSSSSHSQLTVDLPVHILQEAHNSTEDDAGSDNSQFTGSTINLQDLE, from the exons ATGGAAACGCAGGGGCTGCCCGCCGCGGAGGCGGCCCGGGCCCGGCCCGGCGCCCAACATGGCGGCCCTGCCGCGCCGCCCGCTGCCCCGCGCCGCCCTCCGCCGCCGCCTGACTGGGAGCCGGCGGCCCCCGCCACCTCCTCCTCCGCCGCTTCCAGCACCGCCGCGTCAGGCCTTTACGTGAGCTTCCcggtgctgctggtggaggagaagccgGAGTCCGGCGCCAGCCCGGCGCCCAGCCCCTGTGCGCCGCCGGCGGGGCCTGCGCCCGACAACGACGGGCTCCTGCTCGTTTTCAACGTTGTGCGCGGCGCGGCCGAGGCCGGCCCGGGCGGCGGTGGTGAAGCGGGGCGCGCCCAGCCCGGCCCGCCGCCCGCTGAGCCGCCAGAGGAGGCCTCCGGCTctgcgccgccgccgccccctcctcccccgccgccgccccccgccGGCAGCGATGGCGGTGGGGGGGCGGAGGACGGTTCCTTCTCGGGGACCATCACCATCAACAACCAGAGCCTGGTGGTGCGCATCGAGAATGGCGTCCTGACGCTGGGGCCCGGCGCCGAGCAGGCCGCGGGCGCCGCCCCGCCGCCGGCCGCCCCGCCACCGCCACCCGCCGCCGCCAGCCCCCCCGAGCCGCCGGGCGGGCCGCGGCCCCGCTCGCCGCCGGCCTTCCCCTGTCCGGAGCCGCGCTGCGGCGAGGCCTTCCCCCGCAAGCAGCAGCTGCGGCTGCACCGCCTTTCGGCACACGGCGGCGGCGGGGAGGACGGTCGCGGGGGGGCAGCGGGGGCGGCGGCGCGGCCCTTCGGCTGCCCTGTACCGGGCTGCGCTTGGTCCTTCGCCACGGCCTACAAGCTGCGGCGGCACCTGCACTCGCACGACAAGCTGCGGCCTTTTGTCTGCGCGGCGCCGGGCTGCGCCAAACGCTTTACCACCGTCTACAACCTGCGGGCCCACAGCCGCGCCCACGAGCAGGAGGCGGCGCACAAGTGCGAGGCGTGCGGGCAGCGCTTCCCCAGCGCCGCCCGCCTCGCCGCCCACCGCCGCCGCAGCCACCTGGAGCCCGAGCGGCCCTACCGCTGCGACTTCCCGG gCTGTGAAAGAACGTTTATCACAGTGAGTGCATTATTCTCCCATAATCGAGCACACTTCAGAGAGCAAGAGCAGTTCTCCTGTTCGTTCCCTGGCTGTAACAAGCAGTATGACAAAGCCTGCAGACTGAAAATCCACATGAGGAGTCACACAG GTGAAAGGCCTTTTATCTGTGACTTCGAAGGTTGTGGCTGGTCTTTTACCAGTATGTCTAAGCTGCTGAGACATAAAAG GAAACACGAAGATGACAGGAGATTTATGTGCCCAGTAGAAGGCTGTGGCAAGTCCTTCACAAGAGCAGAACACTTGAAAGGCCACAGTATAACCCACCTTGGTACAAAGCCATTTGAGTGTCCAGTAGAAG gctgctgtgcaAAATTTTCAGCACGAAGTAGTCTGTATATTCACTCCAAAAAACATCTTCAGGATGTGGACTCATTAAAGACTCGTTGTCCTGTATCAAGCTGTAATAAATTATTCACTTCCAAACACAGTATGAAGACACACATGGTCAAACAGCATAACTTCAGCCCAG ATCTCCTAACTCAGCTTGAAGCAACCAGCTCCCTCACACCCAGCAGTGAACTCACTAGTCCGGGACAGAGCGATCTCAGCAATATAGACCTCGTATCCCTTTTCTCCAATGTGTCCAGTAACAATTCTGGAATTGCCACAGACATGACACTAGTGAACTCTGGAATTGTCACGATCGATGTTGCTTCGGTGGGCTCAACGCTTGGAGGAAACCTGCCTGTTAGTAGCAGTTCTTTAAGCCAGGCAGTTGATCCCTTGATACTGGTGGCTAGCAGTGATATGCCGCAGAGCTTGGACAgttctctcttgctgggaaccAGTGCAACAGTTCTACAGCAAAGCACTTTAAACTTGGATGATGTACAGACTGTCAATGCAGAAGCCTTGGGTTCACTAGCATCCCTGTCGGTGAGGAATTCCAGTCAAGACGTGCACAGTTTGATGTCCAGCAATAATTTAGCAATTGACGCAACCACTTTGACTCCTTCTAGTAGCCTTGGTGGTACCAATGTGCCTGAGTTACTAACACCAAGTAAAGCTGAACGGAATTTGCTTCCTAGCTCAGACGTTGTTGGTCAACAAGAGGGCAGCAAAGTAGTGACGCAGTTTGTCTTCTCCAACCCTCCAGGGAGCTACAGTGCACAGAAAGAAATGGATCTTGGCACAGTGACTGGCAGCTCGTTTTTG GAGAGCAGTGGGTCTGCGAGAACAGATTACAGAGCCATTCAGCTagccaagaaaagaaaacaaaaagggaatGGGAGCAGCACAG GGGCATCTGGCTCTGGTCAGAGAAAAAGCAAGGGTGGTAAAGTAAGCCCTACCACCTTTTCGTCATCTGCTCCTGGCAGTCGACTTGGTGGCAACATAGTTCTGCCAAATGGAGGGCTGACAATAAGGGACCCTTCCACTGGAGCCCAGTATGTGCAAATTCAGCTTCTTCAG GATGATTCCCCAGGAGAGGGAGATTTGCCTTTCCAGCTGAGCTCTCAGTCCTCCTCATCACACTCTCAGCTTACAGTGGATTTACCTGTTCACATACTTCAG GAAGCACACAATTCCACTGAAGATGATGCAGGTTCTGATAACTCTCAGTTCACTGGAAGCACAATAAACTTGCAGGATCTGGAGTGA